A genomic stretch from Oncorhynchus keta strain PuntledgeMale-10-30-2019 unplaced genomic scaffold, Oket_V2 Un_contig_14032_pilon_pilon, whole genome shotgun sequence includes:
- the LOC127918373 gene encoding Kruppel-like factor 18: MDFLLSSTTGHLKCMDFLLSSTTGHLKCMDFLLSSTTGHLKCMDFLLSSTTGHLKCMDFLLSSSTGHLKCMDFLLSSSSTGHLKCMDFLLSSTTGHLKCMDFLLSSSTTDHLKCMDFLLSSSTTDHLKCMDFLLSSSTGHLKCMDFLLSSTTGHLKCMDFLLSSSSTGHLKCMDFLLSSSSTGHLKCMDFLLSSSSTGHLKCMDFLLSSTTGHLKCMDFLLSSTTGHLKCMDFLLSSTTGHLKCMDFLLSSTTGHLKCMDFLLSSSSTGHLKCMDFLLSSSTGHLKCMDFLLSSTTGHLKCMDFLLSSTTGHLKCMDFLLSSSSGHLKCMDFLLSSTTGHLKCMDFLLSSSTGHLKCMDFLLSSTTGHLKCMDFLLSSSTGHLKCMDFLLSSTTGHLKCMDFLLSSSTGHLKCIDFLLSSSSTGHLKCMDFLLSSTTGHLKCMDFLLSSSTGHLKCMDFLLSSSTGHLKCMDFLLSSTTGHLKCMDFLLSSTTGHLKCMDFLLLSSSSGHLKCLDFLLSCH, from the exons atggacttcctgctgtcttctactacaggtcatctaaagtgtatggacttcctgctgtcttctactacaggtcatctaaagtgtatggacttcctgctgtcttctactacaggtcatctaaagtgtatggacttcctgctgtcttctactacaggtcatctaaagtgtatggacttcctgctgtcttcttctacaggtcatctaaagtgtatggacttcctgctgtcttcttcttctacaggtcatctaaagtgtatggacttcctgctgtcttctactacaggtcatctaaagtgtatggacttcctgctgtcttcttcTACTACAgatcatctaaagtgtatggacttcctgctctctTCTTCTACTACAgatcatctaaagtgtatggacttcctgctgtcttcttctacaggtcatctaaagtgtatggacttcctgctgtcttctactacaggtcatctaaagtgtatggacttcctgctgtcttcttcttctacaggtcatctaaagtgtatggacttcctgctgtcttcttcttctacag gtcatctaaagtgtatggacttcctgctgtcttcttcttctacaggtcatctaaagtgtatggacttcctgctgtcttctactacaggtcatctaaagtgtatggacttcctgctgtcttctactacaggtcatctaaagtgtatggacttcctgctgtcttctactacaggtcatctaaagtgtatggacttcctgctgtcttctactacaggtcatctaaagtgtatggacttcctgctgtcttcttcttctacaggtcatctaaagtgtatggacttcctgctgtcttcttctacaggtcatctaaagtgtatggacttcctgctgtcttctactacaggtcatctaaagtgtatggacttcctgctgtcttctactacaggtcatctaaagtgtatggacttcctgctgtcttcttcttcaggtcatctaaagtgtatggacttcctgctgtcttctactacaggtcatctaaagtgtatggacttcctgctgtcttcttctacaggtcatctaaagtgtatggacttcctgctgtcttctactacag gtcatctaaagtgtatggacttcctgctgtcttcttctacaggtcatctaaagtgtatggacttcctgctgtcttctactacaggtcatctaaagtgtatggacttcctgctgtcttcttctacag gtcatctaaagtgtattgacttcctgctgtcttcttcttctacaggtcatctaaagtgtatggacttcctgctgtcttctactacaggtcatctaaagtgtatggacttcctgctctcttcttctacaggtcatctaaagtgtatggacttcctgctctcttcttctacaggtcatctaaagtgtatggacttcctgctgtcttctactacaggtcatctaaagtgtatggacttcctgctgtcttctactacaggtcatctaaagtgtatggacttcctgctgttgTCTTCTTCttcaggtcatctaaagtgtttggacttcctgctgtcttgCCATTGA